The sequence below is a genomic window from Sphingobacterium sp. ML3W.
TGAAAATATCCCGATCGATCAACGACAGAATCTGGCTAAAAACATTTATATTTATCATGGCGGTGTGTGATTTTTTCCAATTTCAAGTTAGCTATTTTTTAAATAGCTAAACACCGCCTTTTTTAACCCTTCTCCAAATCGTTTAGGACGCTACTGTTATTGAATATATTATTTGGATTGATGATAATTTCATATTAATCTAATAACAACCTAAATTATGATAGAACATTCAAGCATATCCCCAACTGTACTTGGCTTATTGGAAAAAGTGGTTTTAAAAAAAGGCTCAAAAACGGCTTTAATTTTTAAGGATCAAAAAATGTCTTATGAGCAGTTGCATTTAAAATCAAATCAATTGGCCCAATTTCTATTGGAGAATAAAGTGGGGAGCCAAGGGGCTGTAGCTTTTTGTCTTCATCAGTCCATCGAAAGGGTGATTGGTATGATAGGAATTTGGAAGTCTGGAAATGCATATGTCTCACTGGACCCTTTGTATCCTGACGAGCGATTGCAATTGATGGCAGAAGATGCGGGAGTGGAAACCCTGATCACTACTGGGGCATTAGTTGATAAATGTGCTTTTTTTAAGGGCAGGATAATCATTATTGATGATGAGAAAACGGAGAAGGCTATTCAAAATCGACCTGGAGATCATATTGTATTTTCAAACATAAATCAATTGGCGTACTTAGCCTATACTTCAGGTAGTACTGGAATTCCCAAAGCAGTGATGGCAGAGCATCGCGGATTGGGAAATTTTGTAAACAATTTTAACCAACATTTGAATGCGAATGAGAACGACTCTGTACTTCAGATTTCTGGATCCAATTTTGATGGTATAGGATTGGATCTTTGGGCTCCATTGTGTAATGGTCTAACCATATATCTCTATCCGGACAATAGGATTATTGGTGAACCTTTACTCGATTATATCGTTCAAAATCAAATTACGATATTGCCATATCTGCCCGTTTCCATTTTAGCAACCCTTCCTATGGGCAAGCAAATTGGAAAATTGAAAAAAGTTTTCACTGGCGGAGAGGCGCCTACTGATCAGGTGATTAGTTATTGGAAGAACCAAGTAAATCTATTTAATATGTACGGACCTACAGAAACAACTGTCGTCACCTGTATGTTTAAGTGCTCAGATACACATCCAATAACTACTATAGGTAAACCCTTTGACCAAGTATCTTTTTATGTGCTGGATGAGCAGCTGAATGAAGTATCAGTTGGAGAACAGGGGCAGCTGCATATAGGTGATGTACAAGTTTCTAAGGGTTATCTCAATCAAGCAGAACTTACCGAAGAACGATTTATTAGGATTACGTTGTCTAATGGAGAAACAAAACGAGTGTATAAGACAGGCGATATTGTTACGCAATTGGCAGATGGAAACTATGTCTTTATCGGACGTGCCGACCTTCAAGTCAAAATAAGGGGATTTCGCGTAGAACTTTCTGAAGTTGAAGAGTTGCTCCGTAAATCTGGACAGGTAGTTAATTGTGCTATTATTGTAAAGGGGGAAGAGGATAAAAGTATGTGCTGTTTTTATACGACTACAGGAGTAGTAAACTCAGAGACACTTCGAAATTATCTTATTGAAAAAGTGCCGGCATATATGGTTCCTTCTACTTTTATTCATCTTGAAGAATTTCCGCTGACTTCCAACGGTAAAATCGATCGGAATTTCTTATTAAAACTTGATGTTAATGAAAATCACGAGCTTCGAACTTCTTATGTGGAACCTCAATCGGATTTGCAACAGCAGTTGGCAGATTTATGGTCCTCCAAGTTAGGGATGATAACTATCGGTATTGATGATAATTTTTTTCACTTCGGAGGCAATTCAATTCTTTCGTATAAGCTTATTTTTGCGATGAGAAATCAATTGCATATTGACACTCAAATAGCCGATCTCTTTTTATACCCTACGATACGGGAATTTGCGAACTACATTGAGGAAAAAGAATGGACTGAAACACTTCATACCAACATTGGTTTAGCACCAGACGGACCAATACCTCTTTCTGCTCAGCAGCGAAGTTTATGGTTTTTAGATCGATTGACAGGAAGTCTTCCTTACCATATCGGAGTTCAATATAACATAAAGGATGATGTAGATTCTAATATTTTGGAAAAAGCTATTCAATGTGTGGTACAACGGCATCGTATTTTGAGAACGGTAATCCATGAAGAGCGTGAAGTTCCATATCAAACGGTACTTGAAGCTGACTATTGGCAAATGAAACATGTTTCTTCTTCTTTTGATATTGTAGAGGCACTGGAAATGCCATTTGATCTAAAGTGCGACTTTATGTTGCGGGCGTTCCTCATGACAAATGCAGGAAAAGGGCAACACTTGTATGTTGTGGCGCATCATATTGCTGTTGATGGCTGGTCTATGTCCATTTTGGTGGAAGAAATTAATCGTGAATACCAACTATTGCTCACAAAGAATTTAGTTAGTACTACTGATAAGTCGCTCGTGCAATATCGAGATTATGCCTTTTGGCAGCATCACAAAGAAGAGTTTGAAGTTGATAAAAGGGGACTGGATTTTTGGAAACAATACCTTGAGGAAATCCCCATCCTGCAGTTGCCATATGATTATAGTCGGTCTCAGCAGCCACAAATATCAGGGAAACAACATCGTTTTGTCATTACCGACACATTGCGGACAGACCTGGAGCAATTGTCCATAAAAGAACATAGCACTCTTTATATGACACTATTATCTGCATTTGGTCTGTTGTTGCAGTATCATACTGGACAAGATGATATTTGTATAGGAACTCCGGTTGCAAATCGAACTTATGCTGCTATTGAAAAAACCATAGGATATTTTGTCAATATGTTACCGATACGTCTTCGAATAAACGGGAATCCCGATTATGCAACCTACTTACGAGACATTCGACACATGCTTCCTTTGGTGTATTCGTATCAAGATGTTCCCTTAGAAGCTATTGTCCAACATGTTGTTCAAGACCGGATGAACGGCTACAATCCGTTGTTTCAGATCGTCTTTATTTTGCAAGAAGAACCTGATAAGAAAATAGAATCTCATGATGTGGTAGACAATAAACCCCAATGGATGTTTAATGGAAAATCCAAATTTGATTTGCAATTCGAAATCATTCCTAATGGAAATTCTTTAGATGTTGTGATCGAATATGCCGATAATTTATTTAGCGAAGAAACGATAGCCGATTTTGCGCGGGACTACGAAAGTATATTGCGTGCAATTGTCAAAAAGCCAAAAGATAAGATTGGGGATATCGTTATAAGGGAAGTTCCTTTACAACTTTCAAAACCTGTAACACCAAAGAAAACCCTAGTAGGGCTATTTGAAGAACAAGTACATGCCTTACCCGATAAAATTGCTTTGGCGTTGTCTGGTGAGCACCTCAGTTATAAAGAATTAGATGATAAATCTAGTGTAGTAGCTGATTATTTGATGTCGATAGGGATTAAAAAAGGGATGTTTGTCGCTTGTTTACTCGATCAATCCATCGAAAGGGTGATTGTTTTGTTGGGAATTATAAAAGCAGGAGCTGCCTATGTTCCTTTAGATATAAATTATCCAGAAGCACGTATTCATGCTATCTTAAAAGACACGCTTCCTCCATGTATTATCAGCTCAGAGGTATATACAGAACTCGCCAGTCGAACCGGCACTTCGGTCTTATACATCGAACACCTCTTATCGAACAAAGAGGTGTTACCGTTGCTCAATAGCTATGTAAACACCCACACACCTTTGGATTTAGTTTATGTTATTCATACATCAGGTACTACAGGTGCTCCTAAAGGGGTTTTGATAAAACACGAATCGATAAGTAATTTTGTGATGGAATACGGAGATTTTATCGGTATAGAAAGTAGAGATCGCACGCTACAATTTTCTCCATATAACTTTGATGGATCTGTTATGGATCTGTGGATTCCCTTAACAAAGGGGGCAACTTTACACTTGTATCCAAACAATAAAATATTAGGAGAAGCGCTCAGTGATTTTTTGCGTTTACACAGTATAAGTATTTTACCCTTTATTTCCCCATCTGTTTTATCAACATTGCCGCAAAATACAGACTATTCAGCTGTCCGGGTTATTGCAACTGGTGCAGAAAGCTGCCCTCCTTCTGTGCGGAATTTCTGGGAGAATAGAGTGAAGTTCATCAATGCTTTTGGGCCTACAGAAGCAACCGTTGCGGTGAATAAATTTGTTTTTCAATCGGGATATGCCATCAATACTTTGGGGAAATCCTCGGACAATAATAGTTGGTATGTATTGGATAAATACATGCGTTTATGTCCTAAAGGTGTGGTAGGTGAATTGTATCTATCGGGAATCCAACTGGCTCAAGGTTATTTAAATCAACCGGAATTGACCGCAGAAAAATTTGTTTTAAATCCTTTTGTTGCCATACCCAAAGATCAACAAAACCACCACAAACGGATGTATAAAACAGGAGATCAGGCTCGTGTTTCTCGTGCTGGATTAATGGAATATATGGGACGAGTAGATCATCAGGTTAAAATTAGAGGATACCGCGTTGAACTCGCCGAAATTGAAAATGCTTTGATGGAAGTGGATGGGGTTGAAAATGCGGTAGTACAAGTGCTCTATTCTGGAGATGACTCTTTGATGTCTATTCGGGCGTTTATTTGTGGTACGGCAAATAGAAAAGATATACAACGGGAATTGATTGTGAAATTACCGGCATATATGATTCCTTCTGAAATCATTACGATAGCATATATTCCAGTTAATGCTAACGGAAAAATAGATAAAAAGGTATTGGCAACATGGGCTGAAGAAAGTTTTGAGATCGATCAGGCATCGGAAGTCCCAGCTACAGCTGAAGAAGCCGTTTTACAACAAATCTTTAAAGACGTCTTACAGCGTGCAAATGTCGGTTTAGAAGATGACTTTTTTTGTATAGGAGGGCATTCGTTATTGTTGGTGAAATTGTACAGCCGTATTTTGGAAGAGTATCCGGGGAAAATCTCTTTGAGCGAATTGTATGTTCACAATTCTGTTCGTAAGTTAGCCGAATTAATGGCAACTAGGGGAGATGCCTATGAAGGGCATTATCGTTTAGGAACGGACCCGTTAAGTGAGGAGATAAAGCGCGATGCAGAAAGAGAAATTCTAGGACTAGAAAGTCTTAATGATTTAAAAGAACAAGGGGACTTTGTAAACCCAAATAATATTTTGTTAACTGGAGCAACAGGGTTTGTCGGAACGCACTTATTGCTGGAGTTTTTAGAAGAATCAACAGCCGATGTGCATGTATTAGTTCGCTCTCGCAATAGATTGCATGCCGAAGAACGGTTGTATTCGGCTTTAGAAGAGCAACTTCTCAACCTTTCTACAGATCAAAAAAAACGTGTAAAAATATGGTGTGGCGATCTCTCACAGCCGCTATTGGGATTGTCTGAACCGGACTATGAATATTTGGCGAAAACTATTGATGTAATCTATCATGCTGGAAGTGCGGTGAATTTTATTCAACCGTATTCCTATATGAAAGCCGCCAACGTGGATGGATTGTTGGTGTTGATTAAATTGGCTACCTATAAAAAGCTAAAGCAAATTTCGTTGTTATCAACTGTTGGGGTTTACAGTTGGGAACATTATTTTACCAAACCCGAGTTGATGAGGGAATTAGACAGCATAGACT
It includes:
- a CDS encoding non-ribosomal peptide synthetase, whose translation is MIEHSSISPTVLGLLEKVVLKKGSKTALIFKDQKMSYEQLHLKSNQLAQFLLENKVGSQGAVAFCLHQSIERVIGMIGIWKSGNAYVSLDPLYPDERLQLMAEDAGVETLITTGALVDKCAFFKGRIIIIDDEKTEKAIQNRPGDHIVFSNINQLAYLAYTSGSTGIPKAVMAEHRGLGNFVNNFNQHLNANENDSVLQISGSNFDGIGLDLWAPLCNGLTIYLYPDNRIIGEPLLDYIVQNQITILPYLPVSILATLPMGKQIGKLKKVFTGGEAPTDQVISYWKNQVNLFNMYGPTETTVVTCMFKCSDTHPITTIGKPFDQVSFYVLDEQLNEVSVGEQGQLHIGDVQVSKGYLNQAELTEERFIRITLSNGETKRVYKTGDIVTQLADGNYVFIGRADLQVKIRGFRVELSEVEELLRKSGQVVNCAIIVKGEEDKSMCCFYTTTGVVNSETLRNYLIEKVPAYMVPSTFIHLEEFPLTSNGKIDRNFLLKLDVNENHELRTSYVEPQSDLQQQLADLWSSKLGMITIGIDDNFFHFGGNSILSYKLIFAMRNQLHIDTQIADLFLYPTIREFANYIEEKEWTETLHTNIGLAPDGPIPLSAQQRSLWFLDRLTGSLPYHIGVQYNIKDDVDSNILEKAIQCVVQRHRILRTVIHEEREVPYQTVLEADYWQMKHVSSSFDIVEALEMPFDLKCDFMLRAFLMTNAGKGQHLYVVAHHIAVDGWSMSILVEEINREYQLLLTKNLVSTTDKSLVQYRDYAFWQHHKEEFEVDKRGLDFWKQYLEEIPILQLPYDYSRSQQPQISGKQHRFVITDTLRTDLEQLSIKEHSTLYMTLLSAFGLLLQYHTGQDDICIGTPVANRTYAAIEKTIGYFVNMLPIRLRINGNPDYATYLRDIRHMLPLVYSYQDVPLEAIVQHVVQDRMNGYNPLFQIVFILQEEPDKKIESHDVVDNKPQWMFNGKSKFDLQFEIIPNGNSLDVVIEYADNLFSEETIADFARDYESILRAIVKKPKDKIGDIVIREVPLQLSKPVTPKKTLVGLFEEQVHALPDKIALALSGEHLSYKELDDKSSVVADYLMSIGIKKGMFVACLLDQSIERVIVLLGIIKAGAAYVPLDINYPEARIHAILKDTLPPCIISSEVYTELASRTGTSVLYIEHLLSNKEVLPLLNSYVNTHTPLDLVYVIHTSGTTGAPKGVLIKHESISNFVMEYGDFIGIESRDRTLQFSPYNFDGSVMDLWIPLTKGATLHLYPNNKILGEALSDFLRLHSISILPFISPSVLSTLPQNTDYSAVRVIATGAESCPPSVRNFWENRVKFINAFGPTEATVAVNKFVFQSGYAINTLGKSSDNNSWYVLDKYMRLCPKGVVGELYLSGIQLAQGYLNQPELTAEKFVLNPFVAIPKDQQNHHKRMYKTGDQARVSRAGLMEYMGRVDHQVKIRGYRVELAEIENALMEVDGVENAVVQVLYSGDDSLMSIRAFICGTANRKDIQRELIVKLPAYMIPSEIITIAYIPVNANGKIDKKVLATWAEESFEIDQASEVPATAEEAVLQQIFKDVLQRANVGLEDDFFCIGGHSLLLVKLYSRILEEYPGKISLSELYVHNSVRKLAELMATRGDAYEGHYRLGTDPLSEEIKRDAEREILGLESLNDLKEQGDFVNPNNILLTGATGFVGTHLLLEFLEESTADVHVLVRSRNRLHAEERLYSALEEQLLNLSTDQKKRVKIWCGDLSQPLLGLSEPDYEYLAKTIDVIYHAGSAVNFIQPYSYMKAANVDGLLVLIKLATYKKLKQISLLSTVGVYSWEHYFTKPELMRELDSIDSAFKYLSKDMGYIQSKWVMEKIAAQAISKGVPIIVFRLGYVFSHGNSGATAKYQWWGLLVKTCMELKKYPMLQGQKEEFVTVDFIAKSVAHISKNSEAIGKIFHLSPKPEDNITVIDFFEILQNELGLELEAVPYKEWVALWESDENSPLYPLLSLFAFKVHDDKSIIEIHQNTPNFDIANTLEFLTDSNIQTTKVDKEMLAQYCKYLGVLEAGMVLSNSQEGK